The nucleotide window TCTATTACGCTACCGTCACCTCACCTGCTGTAATAGCTGGCATGCTAATAGGAATATTCATGGGCAATGTAATAAAACATAAGGAGGATTTCAGAAGGCTTGTCATGAGTTTTGATAGTTGGATTAGTGGATATGGACTTTCGTTCAACTTAGCTAAGGTTGTGGATTATGGAGTATGGTATTGGCCCATGACTGCAATAATTGCAATTGACTTGTATCTTTTGTTAAGGTATATTAAGGGTAGGAGAAGGCTGTTAAAATAGGCTGGTTAATAATTTGATTTTATAAACCCTAAAACTAAATTAAAAGATATGGAAAAACCGGATTTTGAGGAATTATTGTACATAGTCTCGGGAGTTATCTTTTTAGCCTCCCTAGGCATTGGATTAGAGGTGATAGGAGATTACATAATAGGGGATATAATGCTATTTCTATCAATTCTATGGGCACTAAGCATATTTCTCTTCATGAGATATGTGGAAAGAAAAGATAGTCAAGAATAGAAAATTAGCTTGTAATTGAAAAGACTGCAATAGAGAGAAATAGTAGAAACAGAGAAAGTGCTGAAAACAGTACAGATATTGAAATCTCGTATAAGATGGGTAAAGCGATAAAGCGTACCCTTACGATATTGAGCGTAGCGGTTGAGAGAACCGCTTGAGGAAATATTACTGACCATAGAGATGGATGAAATTGTCTAATTGAAATCTCAATAGAAATTAATTTGATTAGACTAGCTAGTATTACCAGAGGTAAGAATATCAGAGCTAAATACCAAAAAACTAAACTCACTACTTTAGAAAAAGGGCTAATAGCAAAAGATATCAAAGCGGGTAATCCCATTTGAATCCATATGGAACCATCTATGAGCTTGATTACGTTCTTCTCCTTCAATATCCTCTTCAATAGGAGGGAAGTTACCATGAGGTACATTACAATACCGATGCACACGAATATAAAAGATAAGATAGGCAAGTAACTACGTAATTCGATTGAGAGAAGTGTGATTGCAACTCCAAGTAAGTGGTACTTAAACGAAACTTGTTTTAGAGATCTGAGGACCCTATATGCTATTATTAGGTAAAAGATCGATAGTATTACCAAGGGGATAAAATAAAAGAGGGAAGAATAGAGCAATCTCAACCTTGCGATAAATAAGGTAAGTCCAGAGATAACAGCCATAATGTCAACCATTTCGTATTTCATTCGGTTTAAATTGAGAATTGAAAAGAAGGTTAAGAGAGATAGTAACGCTATTGATATTCCAAAGGATGATAACGATAGAGAAGTTAATCTA belongs to Saccharolobus solfataricus and includes:
- a CDS encoding C4-dicarboxylate ABC transporter, coding for MSLDDIFGQPISFTMLMGIAGISIASYYDRLTSLSLSSFGISIALLSLLTFFSILNLNRMKYEMVDIMAVISGLTLFIARLRLLYSSLFYFIPLVILSIFYLIIAYRVLRSLKQVSFKYHLLGVAITLLSIELRSYLPILSFIFVCIGIVMYLMVTSLLLKRILKEKNVIKLIDGSIWIQMGLPALISFAISPFSKVVSLVFWYLALIFLPLVILASLIKLISIEISIRQFHPSLWSVIFPQAVLSTATLNIVRVRFIALPILYEISISVLFSALSLFLLFLSIAVFSITS